The Psychrobacillus sp. FSL K6-4046 DNA window CTTTTGAATATAGTGGGCATGGTTTGTTTTATGAAGAAAAGGAAAAGTTTAATGAAGAGCTTGCTAGATTTATAGGCTAGAACAAAAAAGGAGGAAGAAACATGCAATGTCCAAATTGCAATCATGATCAAGTATCAGGAAATTATTGCTCAGATTGTGGAAACTATTTACTGAGGCATCAAAGAGAGATTATTAAGGAAGCTGCTATTGCAACAGAGGCGCCCATTGCAGTAAAAGACCACCTGGCAACTTTGAAAAACCACACAAAGCAGTATTCCAATTATTTTATGCGCCAGCTTAAAAGTCCCTCGTTAACATATAGCAAAGGAGAAAGCGAATTCCCGAATGCTACTGTAAGTATTCTTCTATTTACAGCTCTTTTCTCCTTCTCGATTTATCTTTTTGCAGTTAACCAGTACTGGAGCAATCCACCCAGCTTTTTATCAACATTTATGGAAGTTTTCTTCGTCACGTTTGTTTTAACATTAATCGCAATCCTATCCATCTTTTTTATAAACACTATTTTTGGACCACAGCACTCTTTTAAAAGCATTATTAGCTTCTATGCAGGACAGCTACCAATTGTGATCATTGGCACTGCTCTTTCCGTGATCCTTATGTCTTTAAAATCTTTCGCCTTCGGGAACGGAATGCTAACCGTGTGTTTGTTATTAGCTGTTTTCTTCATCCCGCTTTATGTCATCAGTGCTATACTTACGAGCAAACAAGAAAACTTCGAGCCATTATATGGCTTCCTCTTATACATCGTTCTATACTTTGCACTCTTACTCATGATTACAATGATGATCGGCAACCTAACGATTAACAGTTATGTACAAAATCTAACTTATTTGTTTAAGTGAATATAAAATCGTGGACCGTCATGTTGATGACGGTTCTTTTTTTGTGCTTTTCCTAGGTTTGCTAGTTTCCGCAAGGTTCTTGTTAATCTCTGCAAGGTTTTGATTCGTTTCCGCAAGGTTCTTTTTAATCTCTGCAAGGTTTTGATTCGTTTCCGCAAGGTTCTGATTCGTTTCCGCAAGGTTTATGCGCGTCTGTGCAAGGTTTTTTGCTCTCTGCAAGGTTCTCACTCGTTTCCGCAAGGTTCTGCTTCTTCTCTGCAAGGTTTTGATTCGTTTCCGCAAGGTTTACGTCCTTCTCTGCAAGGTTTTTTGCTCTCTGCAAGGTTCTCACTCATTTCCGCAAGGTTCTGCTTCTTCTTTTGCTAGGTTGTCCCCCGTCTCTGCAAAATTCTATGAAACTAAAAAAAGAAACCCCGAAGGATTTCTCTTTTTGAATTAGCCAATTGGTGGATGGATTGGAATAGTGTTTGTGCTTGAGCCAATCGGTGGGTGGATCGGGATAGAGTTTACTTCGCCGCTCGCACTAGATCCGATTGGTGGATGGATAGGAATAAAAGCGATTGCAACACCTGCTAATGTAGTTAAAATTAGAGCTTTTGTAGATTTTTTCATATGGACACTCTCCTCTATTGATTAGTTAGTAGAACGACTTTCTCAAATTTACCTTCTTGTCGGTAATAATCCGTTAAGATAACAAGGAATTGATGGTGAATCTCTTTAAGGTTTTCTCCTCTTGCTGTATAGGGAACTAATTTTTCCTCTAAAAAGGTCATCGCCTTTTCCCTCTCACCCTCCAACAAAAATAAATAAAAGCTGGAAAACAATCGATAATGCATGATTTGCTGCTTTTTAGCCTCGGACTTCAACAAAGTAAAGCTTTCCTTACATGCTTCCCATTGCTCTAAGCGGAACTGGGTTTGCGCCAAATTATATAGGCACAAGAGATAATTATCGGAATTCGCAGGGATAATGGCTTTACTTTTTTGAAAGTACTCTAAAGCTTGCAAATAATCTCCCATCCGCAGATGTAAGTCACCTATATTGTGATAGATTTTTGGAAGGAGATGTTGCTGGTTAAGCAATTCTATGCTTCTTAACAAATGGGTATACGTATTTAATGCTTCATTGAAAATTTTGGCCCGTGAGTAGTTTAAAGCAAGCGACATAAGTGTATGAAGGATTCGTTTGAAGTTGTATTGGTTACTATAAAATTGCAAGGCCTGCTTACCGTATATGATCGCTAGGCTGGACTCTTCTAAATGTCCCTTTACAACTGCTAGATGATAGTGAAGCTCTCCGGTAAACGATCCTAACTCAGCTTGATCATGAATAATTCGAGTAAGTTGCTTATCTGCTTCTTCAAATCTCCCCCTTAACATTAAAATTAAAGCACCCATGTATAAAAGTAAATACTTCTCATATTGGGAAAAATTTTGTTTCTGGGCATGTAGCCATTTTAGCTGATATTCTGCAGCGTCTCTATTATTTATTAATAGGTAATAGCGTAGTTTATAAAGTTCGTATAGATAAATATGATCCGTAAACACAATAAGCTCATGATAGCCCTCTAAAGTTTTGAATACTTCTGTTGCC harbors:
- a CDS encoding tetratricopeptide repeat protein, with product MRIGSLIKFYRTKRGLTQTSLANGICSVPHLSKIENNSKEANVETIRLLLERLKIDLQDVQANEKQIFDLIKDFLCHIHYLEEEKATEVFKTLEGYHELIVFTDHIYLYELYKLRYYLLINNRDAAEYQLKWLHAQKQNFSQYEKYLLLYMGALILMLRGRFEEADKQLTRIIHDQAELGSFTGELHYHLAVVKGHLEESSLAIIYGKQALQFYSNQYNFKRILHTLMSLALNYSRAKIFNEALNTYTHLLRSIELLNQQHLLPKIYHNIGDLHLRMGDYLQALEYFQKSKAIIPANSDNYLLCLYNLAQTQFRLEQWEACKESFTLLKSEAKKQQIMHYRLFSSFYLFLLEGEREKAMTFLEEKLVPYTARGENLKEIHHQFLVILTDYYRQEGKFEKVVLLTNQ